The Aureimonas mangrovi genome includes a region encoding these proteins:
- a CDS encoding amino acid ABC transporter ATP-binding protein, whose product MSALLKISGLNKSYGQAHILKNVDLEVKAGEVLGVIGRSGCGKSTLLRCINGLEAFDSGSVEIAGHFIGRVPVSGDRWRQQSGRELAPLRAEIGFVFQQFHLWTNKTAIENVALPQVRVLKRSWNEANERAASLLDDLGLADKKGSYPSQLSGGQQQRVSIARALAMEPKLMLLDEPTSALDPELVGEVLNALQKLVAAGMTMVCVTHELGFVKAFGTRLIFMDHGEIAEEGPPAELLSAPRSQRLAALIGSIQH is encoded by the coding sequence ATGAGCGCGCTACTCAAGATCAGCGGTCTGAACAAGTCCTACGGGCAGGCCCACATCCTCAAGAACGTCGATCTCGAGGTGAAGGCGGGCGAGGTGCTCGGCGTCATCGGCCGCAGCGGCTGCGGCAAGAGCACGCTGCTTCGCTGCATCAACGGCCTGGAGGCTTTCGACAGCGGCAGCGTCGAGATCGCGGGCCATTTCATCGGTCGCGTGCCGGTAAGCGGCGATCGCTGGCGCCAGCAATCGGGCCGCGAGCTCGCGCCGCTGCGGGCCGAGATCGGCTTCGTCTTTCAGCAGTTCCACCTTTGGACCAACAAAACGGCTATCGAGAACGTTGCCCTCCCCCAGGTTCGCGTCCTGAAGCGAAGCTGGAACGAGGCGAACGAGCGCGCGGCTTCGCTGCTCGACGACCTCGGCCTTGCCGACAAGAAGGGCTCCTATCCCTCGCAGCTTTCCGGCGGCCAGCAGCAGCGTGTCTCGATCGCCCGTGCCCTGGCAATGGAGCCGAAGCTGATGTTGCTCGACGAGCCGACCTCCGCCCTCGACCCCGAACTCGTCGGCGAGGTGCTGAACGCGCTGCAGAAGCTCGTCGCTGCCGGCATGACGATGGTCTGCGTCACACACGAACTCGGTTTCGTGAAAGCCTTCGGGACGCGGCTGATCTTCATGGACCACGGGGAGATCGCAGAGGAAGGCCCCCCGGCCGAACTCCTGAGCGCGCCGCGTTCACAGCGCCTCGCCGCGCTGATTGGCTCGATCCAGCACTGA